From the Oceanobacillus kimchii X50 genome, the window TCGATACCTTCCCCTACTTCTTTTACCACTCCAGAAGCTTCATGACCTAACACCATCGGTAATGGTCTTGGTCTACTTCCATTAATAACGGATAGATCCGAATGACATAAGCTAGCTGCCTTTATTTCTAATAATACCTCTCCACGCTTTGGAGCATCTAACTCAACTATTTCAATTCGAACTGGCTGACTTTCAGTGTATGGATGTTTTACTCCTGATTTACGTAGTACCGCTGCTTTTGTTTGCATAATATTATCCCTCCAGCAATTTTATCAATCTATTATTCATAAAACTCTTTTGTGGATGAAAGAAAATTAGGAAATTCCTCAGAATCACGCACGAATACCTTGTCGCATGTATTATTCACATTTAAGGAAGCGCTTTAATTTAATCATAGTAATTGATTGCATCTGTTGCAATGATTATATTCTACTTAACATAAAATTACAAAAATATCAGTAAAGTGTACTTCTTCTCTTCTCTTATTCCTATCACCATTATACGTGACTTGCTTTATACATCCATCTACCGAATAAATCCTGTCCATATAGAATAATATGATATAGATAACGATATTAACATTACAAAACTGTATTTTTTACAGATAATTACTCAACAAATTTAGTAGAAAGGACGGGATAGATTGGCTCATATTGTGGATATTGTTCAGTCACAAGTTATTGCCTCTGTGAAAAAGGAACAAGATATTCAATATGCGATTACTTCAAATGCGAATGTTATATTTTTATTGACAGGGAATCTTCTCTCTACAAAGCAATATATTGATAGATTAAAAGAAGCAAATAAATCGGCCTTTATTCATCTTGATTTTATTGATGGGTTAACCAATTCGAGAAATGCCATCCAATATATTGCTAGAGAATGGAAACCTCTTGGCATAGTCACTACAAAAAGTAATCTAATTAAATATGCAAAAGAAGAAAATTTAGCGACCATACAACGCATTTTTGTAATTGATAAAAATGCTTTATTAAAGGGAGTCGAAATCGCAAATTCTGTTCGTCCAGATGCCATTGAAATACTCCCCGGATTAATGCCAAAAATTATCGATCAAATTACAAAACAAACCCACCTACCAGTAATCGCAGGTGGATTGATTAGTGAAAAACAAGAAATTATGAATGGACTTGAAGCCGGTGCACTTGCTATTTCTTCCGGAGATCCTTCCCTTTGGAATTTAGATTTGTAGTTGCATCTATTAAATCTCGAATACTATCAACTATAAATTCAGGCTGGTATT encodes:
- a CDS encoding glycerol-3-phosphate responsive antiterminator — its product is MAHIVDIVQSQVIASVKKEQDIQYAITSNANVIFLLTGNLLSTKQYIDRLKEANKSAFIHLDFIDGLTNSRNAIQYIAREWKPLGIVTTKSNLIKYAKEENLATIQRIFVIDKNALLKGVEIANSVRPDAIEILPGLMPKIIDQITKQTHLPVIAGGLISEKQEIMNGLEAGALAISSGDPSLWNLDL